The Solanum lycopersicum chromosome 8, SLM_r2.1 DNA segment TCAAAAGGTCTAAAATTACTTGCAGTACGCGTCAAGAGTGCCAAAACATGAAGACATGTTCAAATTACCTTACGCCATAAAAATGATAGTATATTTGTTTAAACTAtacactttttttgttttattttgtcttttagaCTCATACTTTATTTTGATGGTTATAATGTATTCATTtgtttttcaataatatttattgacAATGCATTCCAGCTAAGAGTTTATTATGCTGTTAGAAATAAAATTCATGTTAGTTTAATATATAAGCTAGTGATCATGTATATTAGTGAATTAATGGTATGCATTTGGTACGCAACCTAGTAGCGATTGATATTACTTAATGTAAGTAGCATGAAtactaatttgatttttaactgGTGTCCAAttctaaatcaaaataaaatcagaTATAATTGATGTTGGTGCAAAATTTAATGATCTCTGTTTTAAATTATAAGATTcgtatattttgatatttatacaGATTGTACACCAACTTCATACATCTTTAAAAATACTTAATCTATGCTTGTTAAgacaatataattttcaattaatattaattggAAACTTTATCAAAACAGCAATATGTTAGTTTTTTTGGTGACACAGTaacaatatttcaatatttagtaatactagcatgttttaattagtttagattAGGAATAccgtattttttcttttaatatggtatgtatatttataaaaaaaattatagaaaaatggaaattaaaacataaaaaaggtaAGTAGTATTAATAATCCTTCAGTTACTTTTTAAAAGCTGTACTTTTGGCATATATTAAGTTGAacgttttttttcttcttccatgttcttcatatttaaaaaagaatacaaaCAAATTTGTCTCCTCTATTATTCAATTGATAAAGAAGCTTTATTATACAATTCGAATTCTGCAAACATAATTGAATACGGAAATTTTTTGAAAGCGGAAATTTTTGAATCCCACAACAACAATTTATTCCTTTCGGTTTTATTCATACTTTGGAGATcaggtatttttttaaattttttaatatgaatgCGTTAAATGTTtgtatgatttgaattttttttttggaagctCATCGTATGTTCCATTTATATCAATAGAAAATCTCTGAACAAGATaagtaacaataatataattatatctaCTTATATGATATGTACGGCTGGATATGTGTTTGATTCTGTTTAGAAccatattagttattttttttatttcttgtttttaacaatatgaaattctatatgtattaattttgaaaCGGTTGTTACTGTGTGaaaaaagttgtgaatttgAGTTCAATCTTTATCGATTTTGGTACCCTTTGAAACGTACACTTTTTTGAATGTAGATTggacacatttttatttttattttgattttggaaTACTATTGAAATGTGATCATCACTTACATATTTGTTATTGTAGCCATGGGAAGCATTAGTTTATTGGTCATGCATTCTGGGAGGTGGAACAATGAAAATTGCTATGTTGATTACAGTACGGAAGCAATTGTGCTAAAAGAGCATGCGACATTTAGAGAACTAATGGATCTTGTTTCAAAGCAAATTTGTGTTGACTTGAGCTTCAACATTGTGAAACTTAAATATAAGATAGAGGGTAGTACTgcatgttgacacccaattttgaccctccacgaattgattaaattttataagCTTCTTAGATCttaaacaaatgaaaataattgattttatctataaaataaaaattaaaaaaaatctacctTTCCCACATCATTTCTCAAACAATTCTCAATTTTCAATAGTCCCACATCGACATTTTATCCCTTTTGAGGATTTTTGGGTCTCTATATAAACCCACTTCATTCAATATTTTAGGGGGGGGAGGGAAGACAAAGAATACTCATAAAATTTAGAGAATTCTTGATTCTCAtagttaaaatttttcaaagtgTTTCGTGGTTTTTCGAGTTTAGGAGGTGGAGTCGTCTCGTTCAAACTCGTAGTTTCGATTCGCTGCCCAAAACCAGGTAAATTTTTTCTTAgtcttgttttatttaattcctaGATCTTTTAtgcttttttgtttattatatatgCTTAGCTTTGTTTTAGTAGTCATGTGTTAGACTTTGGTTTGATCTTTTAGTAGTTAATAATGTTTATTTTGTAACTActgttttacttatttttcgagattttttccaataatcttCCAATTTCATGTCTTTGTTTCTTCATGTTTCACTTATGTGTTTCTGGACTAAAATGTAGGCTTTCTAGTTAGTAATAAATTAGGATTTATTGAGctagtttttctttatatacatatatctgaTTATAGCCTTGAACATAGGAATTGTCCCTTTTTTGTATAAATCGTGTTAGTATTGCTGCTAATGCTTTATCATTTCGTATTAATGAGGATGGTCATTTGTTAATGTTCATGTACCTTTAAAATTACTAGTAGCTCTTTTATTGagaatacatatttatattgttACTTATCAATTCTCTGCTATAATACACTTCCGTAGTGAATATCTTAAGATATTTAACTTAATGCATAGCAATTTGTCTATTATCTTAGGAGTGGATTTAAGCTCTGTGATTGAATTTTAGATTATTATGTGTCTATTTGATACGTGTGGTTAAAGTTGTGGGGTTTGGTATATCCATGTTTATCTTCCTTTGAAAAATTCCATGCCCATTTGAAGTGGTTCAACTATGAGATTTGACATACTATTGTCACTAAGCTAGATGATTTGAATATTTCTGAAAATTCTTCAATCAGTtgctaatttttatttcattctgtGCATGTACCTCTGTCTAAACTGAGTCCATCCGGACTCCCTTCTCTTTCATTATTCCTCTTCTTGAGTCAATCTTCTTCGGAGTTGTGAAAGGGAGTCATGTTATTGGGTTAAACACCCAAAAATCAGCAGCAACAACATTTCCAAAGAGTTAAAACGGAGAGCAAAATTGGGTCCATTTTTGCAGCAATTTCAACAGTCCCCTAAGGGCTGAAAATTGCACTTTTTTGGCTTAAAAGTTCGGAAATTGCACTAGTAACAGCAATTTGAAGCAGCCAAATAAAGGCTAAAATTTTGGGCGAAAATCCTAGTTTTCCCTCATCTTGTTTATTATCGTGTTGTTTAGTTTAGTTTCTCTTTATCTCTTATTATTGTGTGTTGTGTttgttaattgtttatttattgttattaactTAGATGAATCCTTTGGAGGTTTTCAAATGGTTATTCTATTTCGTTAATTGTCTACTTTAAATTTtcgaaacttattttttttgttaaatagcTTAAGCTTATTAGAATATCTtgagaactttttttttatgctCTTTCATAGTTGCTAAAAAGCTTTGAATCCATGTTTACGAGTTTGAACTAACTATttagttcaaatttttgaataggATAAAATTGTTAAGTTTCTTAAACtaaattagtatttaatttaacttataaCTTGGTATGAATGACTTGAGGATCTTTAATATCCTTTCATAGTTGTTGCACAAAGTCTTGTAATCcatgtttatgtgttgaattATTTGTATGATTCAAAATATGACTATGGATAAAAGTTTTAAGTCTTAGGATTATTTTGAGATCTTGCATAATATCAAGAGATTATTATCTAAGTTTTCAACAAGAATTTTTTTGAGtagtttgaaataaataaataagatttgtTTAAGTATTcacatgttttttttcttaaaattagcCAACTTTGAAATTCGTCGGTCAACCGCGTGTTAGCGGATTTTCTAAGGTGCCTAAACCCTTCCTTAGAGAAttatttgaacccttacccaaTTTCTATtaacctttttttattattattatttatttatttggttttcttaatttttcctaaaatattaAGTGGCGACTTCCTAAAAttaaacattttccaaaattgaCCAAAGTTGCGAAATCGGCTTCGAAACCCTTTAGTTTTCAAAATCGGGTCGtaacagaaatggcgactccgctggggaatTCATCTAGGTTCTAACCAAAAGGATTTTATTGTTTGGctaattattattgaattaattGTTATTTGATGCGATTAtgtctttaaattttgattattaacTGTTATTTTGCATTCATGGCATCTTCTGATATTATATGTTAGTATATTAGAGAATGGTTTGCGGAACCGCAGACAGACTTTTTATACTCAACCTTTTTCAGAATGATCGATAATTTATTGGTTCGTCATGCGTCCAATGGTTATCGTGAATTTCAACCTAAGTTGTCCGCTTAGGTCCCGGTCCTTCAAAAGCCACTCTTAGTTAACTAAGTTAGAGCTCAACCAAGACCCTTTTAGGTGCATTAACCTAAGACGATTCAATACCCAAGGAGTATTGAGTCCATTagaagaccaccttgagtcTAATTGACCCGCGGTCAACTAACGCGATCATCcgattatttgttaaatttgaagaatatgtATGTTGATTTGTAAGTACCATTGTCCTTTTGGGtcggattttttttattttgttttattaggTAGTTTCTTTGTTTAATTCAAATGAAGATACTCCTCATCAAGAAGTAATTCAAAAGCATCAAGAAGTTCGGGAATGAAGGTTCATATGGAAGCTTAACTTAGTTATCATTGTACCCCTACGTGGGACTcatatttatttctctttccTCTATTGTGCatccctatttattttatttataagttttgtataaatatttttgggcaATAGAACGATTTACAAATGATATGCATATCCTTCAAACGTTAGGCATACCTTTGGCTTAAAAGATCACATGTATGTTAGGAGGCGTTGTATATTGTTTGTGTTAATTATTacaaattttgtttcatttgtgTTTGTTTGACCTATGTgtttatatacatatgtttTTGCTTTAAACATAATTGGTCCATCATTCTATTCCAATGTTTTAGAACATCAATCCAATTTTCAAACCTTCCAAAATACTACAACTCCATTACCAAAATACGTTCAAAATTACTCTAGaactttcaaaaattattaagtCATCATTCAAATTCACGTTGACCTCgttatttcttgaaaattattttccacACCTACTAGCCGGCGTAACTAAACATTCCTCCAATTTCAAGCAATTACCAATACGCTTTTATTTTTCCGAAAGAGATTTCCAATTGAACCAAACCCTTTTCTTTCGTTAAAATTTTagttcacaataaacatttTTTCCATTTGATCATTTTCTAGAAACtcatcttcatcaaattttggaCTAGTTTGTTTAAAACAAAACACATGTTATTTGCTTTATGTGTTACTTTGGTTGGTTATTATAATTAATGGACTGACTTTCTTATTTTGAGTTGTTTCAGAAGGAGAGACTGATTTGTGTTGGTAATCAAACTTGCTCACTTCACCAAAGTATCCGCTGGCAGAACATTCATATTTTACACGGTCTAAGGTCAAGGGAATCTCTATAGACTCTTCACTTCTTAGTTGGATTACTAAAAGGACTCGTTCAAAAATGGATCCCACTATTCACACTGTTGCTTCGTCCGAAATGATCCCTACTCCATCGATCGCGGCCAATCCTAGTGCCTCGGTAGCAGCAGAATCACCTATAGAGTGACAAATTGGCGCGCTGAATCTCTTCGTAGCTCAATACCAAGCTGCTTCTCCGAATCAACCATCTGATGCTCGTGAAAGGGGGCCCATGCCACCCGTATATCCTACTTCGAGTGAGTTTCATCAAGGAGATCACTTTGCCACCTTTCAACAAACTCAAAGTGCATCACCCACTAATTCAACTCAGGATACTCCTCTTGTATACACATTTGCTCCCCATAAAGCTCCAACGGTGACACATCACACTCCGCCAGTGTACACTTATGTCACTGCTCCACCCATTACCAAGGCTCCAGAGTTTCATCGCCCAGATGTTAATCACTATATTGAAATTGAGGGGGACGGAAAATCAATTGATGCTGAAATGATGAATAAGAAGATGAAAAGTTTGGAGGATGCTTTGAGAGGTCTTCATGGGTTCGATAGTAGCCAGAGTGTTAGATACGAAAAACTGTGCACATTTCCTGAGGTTGAGTTGCCACCCGGTAACAAGATTCCAAAGTTTGAGAAGTTTAGTGGATCAGGAAATCCATTCTTTCACTTGAAAATTTACTGTGAAAAGTTGATTGACGTTGGAAACAACGAAGGGATAAGAATCAATTTATTCAATCAAAGCCTAACTGGAAAAGCATTGGAGTGGTACTCTAACCAAGATGTAACCAAATGGCGTACTTGGGATGATCTGGCGAATGCTTTTGTGGATCACTACAAGTTTAATGTTGAAATTGCTCCCGATAGAATTTCTATTACCAAGCTGAAACCCAAGTCAACTGAATGCTTTCGAGAATATGACATTCGTTGGAGAGAAGAAGCTTCCAGAGTGCACCCACCTATGGAGGAATCGGAAATGATTACTTACTTCATTCAAGCTCAAGAATCGGAATACTATGAGCGAATGGTGACTATGGGTGGAAAAACATTTGCTGAAGTTATTAAGGCTGGAGAAATGATCGAAGATGGTCTCAAAACTGGCAGAATAAGGAGTTACGCCTCATCTCAATTTGCTAATAGAACCTATCAAACTGGTccttttggaaagaaaaaggaTAAAGAAGTTATGATGATAACGACCCGAGGAGCTGCATCATATAACCGTCAACCACCTCT contains these protein-coding regions:
- the LOC101254817 gene encoding uncharacterized protein; protein product: MPPVYPTSSEFHQGDHFATFQQTQSASPTNSTQDTPLVYTFAPHKAPTVTHHTPPVYTYVTAPPITKAPEFHRPDVNHYIEIEGDGKSIDAEMMNKKMKSLEDALRGLHGFDSSQSVRYEKLCTFPEVELPPGNKIPKFEKFSGSGNPFFHLKIYCEKLIDVGNNEGIRINLFNQSLTGKALEWYSNQDVTKWRTWDDLANAFVDHYKFNVEIAPDRISITKLKPKSTECFREYDIRWREEASRVHPPMEESEMITYFIQAQESEYYERMVTMGGKTFAEVIKAGEMIEDGLKTGRIRSYASSQFANRTYQTGPFGKKKDKEVMMITTRGAASYNRQPPLGYPN